The following nucleotide sequence is from Limisphaerales bacterium.
CATGCCCAGAACAATCTCGGCTGGATGTACGAACGCGGCAATGGGGTGAATCGTGATTTTGTAAAAGCTCGCCACTATTACGAACGCTCGGCACGCGATCGCAAAGATTTTACATCTGGCAAAACCCTGCCCGGCCAATCTATGGCACAGAATAATTTAGGGCGGCTGATGCGCGACGGATTGGGCGGCAACGCTCAGCCACAGGAGGCCATTCGGTGGTTCCGCAAATCCGCGGCACAGGGAAATTCACACGCGCACCACAATCTGGGGCTGATTCACGAAAAAGGAATCGGCGTTAAACGCAACGTGCAACTGGCACTCAAGCATTATGAATTTGCGATGGAAAAAGGCAACCTCCTCTCAATGCACGCATTGGCGTGGCTGCATGAACAAGGCCGGCTCGTGCCGCGTAATTTTCCGTTGGCACTCAAATACTACGCGCGCGCAGCGGAAAATGGGTACTCGATGAGTATGTATAATCTTGGCATTCTTTTTCGTGAAGGCCGCGGTGTAAAGCGGGATCTAATCACCGCCGCGGACTGGATCCAACGCGCCGCCAACGCGGGCAATGGATACGCGCAATCGACACTGGGCGAAATGTACGAACTCGGCGAGGGCGTTAGCCAGGATTTCCCTCAGGCCGCCAAATGGTATGAACGCGCGGCGCAACAAGGGCTGACGGTGGCCCAACTGCAGCTTTCTATTTTACACGGCACCGGCCGGCTGGGGGAACGGGATCTGGTGCAGTCCTATAAATGGGTTTTGCTGGCTGCCCATTTGGGGCATTTAAAGACCAAAGAGTTGCGCACCCTGTTGGAAAAGGAGATCACCGAAGCCCAGCGCACGGAAGCCGTGCGACTAGCGCGAGAATACCGGCCCGTGCCGGTGATTGAAGAAGTGCCGCCGCTGGAAAAGGGCCGTCTGGAATAACCCCGCCCCTCAACGGTGCTGCGCGTGCCACTCCGTGACGCGCGCTTTTGCGGCTTCCAATTCCTCCGGGGAGATAAAGCGTTTCACAATTGCCAAATTTTTTCGGCCCTGTGAATCTCCCGCCTCGGCGGAAAGCGCAAACCATTGGTACGCCTTCACAATGTTTTTTTCCACCCCGATGCCCATCGCATACAAATGACCGAGGTTGCTTTGTGCCTGCGGGTGACCGACGTTCGCAGCGAGTTCGTACCATTCCCGCGCGCGATTTAAATCTGCCCCCACGCCCTCCCCGTTTTGCAGCATCACTCCGAGTGTGTTTTGCGCACCGGTACCGCCCGCCATCGCTGCACGCACAAACCACTGGTATGCCACTAAAAAATCCCGGGACCGGCCCTGATCGCCATAATAATACTGGCGCCCCATTTCATATTGAGCAACTGGATCCCCCTCTTCGGCCAATTGCTCGAGCGTTTTCTCCTTTTCCGCGCAGGCTACCCCACACAGAATCAGGCTGAGGTAAATCGATTTATGGCTCACGATTCGATGGGGAGGGCGGGATATTTTCAGTCTCCGGCGGTTCCTTCGGCGGCAAAGTGGCAACTCCGGGCTGGGTGGGCTTTTCGATAAACGGTGCTTTGGGCGGTTGATTTGGATCTGGCGCGGGCAGTCCCGGGTCCGTGAATGTTTCATCTATTTTGGCAGCTTCGGCTAGGGCTTGGTCGTAATCAGCAGGATCCATTTCTTCACGCAATTTTTCCAAATAAGGCCGCGCCAAACCTGTGCCTTCGTAGGCCAACAAAAACCAAATGCAGGCTTGTTGAATGTCCGGAGCAAGATGGTTGCCTTTGAGATACATATAACCCAAACGATAGCGGGCCTTGGGCATCCCCATCTCCGCCGCTTCACGAATGAGGCGAACCCCTTCGTCCGGATTTTCCGGCATCCCGAGTTGTTGAATCCGCATCATCCCAAGTAGAGAAATACTAAGTGCCTGCCCCTGTTCGGCAGCGGCAGCGATCCAGCTGGCGGCCCGTTCGATATTTTTTCCGGTGCCCACACCCTTTGCTTCCATCATCCCCACCCAATATTGCGCCTGCACATCACCCTGATCCGCCGCCAGCCTGAACTGCCGATACGCAAGTTCTGGATTGCCGGAAAATCGGGGGTGACCGTGAACCCCTCGGCGGGGTTTGTTGCGCAAACCAAGAATGGTCAGTGAGGCCGCATCCCCGTCGGCGGCCATTTTTCGCACCTGCGTCAACGCGCCATTTTCAATGCCGGTTTCCTCCAGATCCGAGGCGCGTTTTAAATCCACGCGATTGGTTCCAAAATGACTCACGCAATAAAACGCCAATAACACACGCGCGCGCGGTTCGTTTGCCTTGGCGGCACGTTCGGCCAGTTCAAAGGCTTTGGCGGGATCCCATCGCACGCCCCACCCCGTTTCGTGACGGCGGGCCAAATCCAGCATCGCCTCCGCATCACCGCCAGCGGCAAGGGCTTGAAGGGGCTCAAGATTTTCCGGGGAAATAAAAATCAACTCTTCAGCAACGGCCGCCGGAAGATTATTGGTGGGCAAAGGTTCGATTTTCGGCGGTGGGGGAGGCTGTGGAAGATCTTCGGGGCTGATCACGCTGACAATAATTTCCTTTTGCAAATTCACTGGCGGAGTCGGTTTCCCACCCCATATTTGCCACCCCCCAAACGCGCCGCCGGCCATCAACAACAACACCACGCCCGTCACCGCCATCCCGCGGCCGGAAGATTCGGCTGTTTGAAGGTTGGGATCATCACCCGGCTCAACCGGGGCATCGGGCGTAATGGAGGAGTCTACAGTGGCGGTTGGCCCGTCCGGCATTTGCACATAAGTGCCCAATGGAACCCACGCATCCTTTCCTTCCTCAATCGCCCAATCCTCTACCGACAACACACCGGCAACGATGTACTGTTGCAGTTCATCACGCGAAAGCGGGCCGAAATGCCCACCATCTTTCTGGACGTAATACGCAGCCATAGTTCGTTAAGGGTGCGGAAACTAACAAAAAACTCCGCTGAAAACCACTCTGAAAAACAGCCCGCTTAGTCCAAATCCTCGGGCCGCACCGAGGAGGGGCCGAGGATGCCCCGGCTGGGGTCGGCGGCGTCCACCGGCCGTCCAACTTTTCGAGCCTTGTCAATCGCCTTGGCAAACACCGGCAACATGAATGCGAGCAAAATGCCGATGATCACAATCACCACTAACATTTCCACAAGTGAAAATGCGCGGAGCATTTTAATGCCTCGATGGTTCATTAATAGAGCACATTGCAATTGGGCAGCCGTTCACGCAGGGCAGCCGCGCCCTCCGGCGAAACGCCGGTGCCCGCAAGCCCCACCCAACGCAATTGATCCTGCCCCGCCAGTTTCTCAAGGCCGCCGTCGGTAATTTTGGAGCCATCAAGGTTGAGTCCCACCAGCACGCCTTGAGTGACCACCACGCATACCTCGGTGCGTGCCACGGATTTTAACGCGACGATGAGGTCATCGCCCGATTCACTGAGTGCCTGCAATAACGGATCGTCCATAACGTGGCGCGAAGGTAACACCGGCTGGGACAGGAATCAATCCTCCGGCAGTTTGGGTTTCTGAAGGGGGTTTGGTTTTGGATTGATGCCCGGCACGTACGGCCCGCCGGTGAATGCCTGTCGCCTCGCGGCGATAATTTGCTTGGCCGAAAGGTTACTCCCCGGCCCCACTCCGGCGCCTTCACGCAGCTTGCCATCAATCATTAGGTTCCCCTGCGTCGCCACGTGCGGCAACGAAAGGGAATGGCCCATCTCGTGCGCGAGAATATTTGACTGCGCAAAAAACACTGGCGAGCCGTCTTTCCAAACCCCATCGGCATCCACCAACGCGGCGAATTTTACCTGCGGCATCAGCACCATTCCTTTGGCCGGCAAATAAACCGCGCCGTACGCGCGCGGCATAGTGTAAATCACCACGATGTGAAACACCTTCCCGCGGTCGGGCAAATCCGGCAGCATTTTGTGGAGGATACGCGATTGCAATTGCGCCACCGCCGTGGCGGAAACGCCAGGCTTGAACAACTCCGCGAAGTCTTTTTCCGCACCGCGATCCGCCACGCGCAGGGGCAATGGGCGATCGGCCACAAAACGAATATTGGCCGTTTTCCACATTTCATTCACTCCCGCGATCAAGGGGCGAATGTTGGTGAGATTGGAATCCGCATTAATGGAGGCATAATTGCTCCTGAGATGATGCACCTTTATCTTGAGCGTGAGCGGCCGGCCATCATCCTCGCCCGGCTGCAATGGCTCCGCCTCATAGGCAAGCATAGCCGCCTCGACCTGTTGCGTGGCGCCGCGCAGGGTGCTTTCATAAACCATCAACCGCGTGCCGCCTTTGGTGCGT
It contains:
- a CDS encoding sel1 repeat family protein; amino-acid sequence: MSHKSIYLSLILCGVACAEKEKTLEQLAEEGDPVAQYEMGRQYYYGDQGRSRDFLVAYQWFVRAAMAGGTGAQNTLGVMLQNGEGVGADLNRAREWYELAANVGHPQAQSNLGHLYAMGIGVEKNIVKAYQWFALSAEAGDSQGRKNLAIVKRFISPEELEAAKARVTEWHAQHR
- a CDS encoding type II secretion system protein; this encodes MNHRGIKMLRAFSLVEMLVVIVIIGILLAFMLPVFAKAIDKARKVGRPVDAADPSRGILGPSSVRPEDLD
- a CDS encoding SEL1-like repeat protein; protein product: KGDYEAIRRLSDTPLQNLEARVQAGEYMAMMQLGWRYDTGFGVKADPSEAARLYRVAAERGDISMAQNNLGCLYRDGRGVIKDYRTAVQLFQMAAAHGNEHAQNNLGWMYERGNGVNRDFVKARHYYERSARDRKDFTSGKTLPGQSMAQNNLGRLMRDGLGGNAQPQEAIRWFRKSAAQGNSHAHHNLGLIHEKGIGVKRNVQLALKHYEFAMEKGNLLSMHALAWLHEQGRLVPRNFPLALKYYARAAENGYSMSMYNLGILFREGRGVKRDLITAADWIQRAANAGNGYAQSTLGEMYELGEGVSQDFPQAAKWYERAAQQGLTVAQLQLSILHGTGRLGERDLVQSYKWVLLAAHLGHLKTKELRTLLEKEITEAQRTEAVRLAREYRPVPVIEEVPPLEKGRLE
- a CDS encoding SEL1-like repeat protein, whose protein sequence is MAAYYVQKDGGHFGPLSRDELQQYIVAGVLSVEDWAIEEGKDAWVPLGTYVQMPDGPTATVDSSITPDAPVEPGDDPNLQTAESSGRGMAVTGVVLLLMAGGAFGGWQIWGGKPTPPVNLQKEIIVSVISPEDLPQPPPPPKIEPLPTNNLPAAVAEELIFISPENLEPLQALAAGGDAEAMLDLARRHETGWGVRWDPAKAFELAERAAKANEPRARVLLAFYCVSHFGTNRVDLKRASDLEETGIENGALTQVRKMAADGDAASLTILGLRNKPRRGVHGHPRFSGNPELAYRQFRLAADQGDVQAQYWVGMMEAKGVGTGKNIERAASWIAAAAEQGQALSISLLGMMRIQQLGMPENPDEGVRLIREAAEMGMPKARYRLGYMYLKGNHLAPDIQQACIWFLLAYEGTGLARPYLEKLREEMDPADYDQALAEAAKIDETFTDPGLPAPDPNQPPKAPFIEKPTQPGVATLPPKEPPETENIPPSPSNREP